A genomic segment from Lignipirellula cremea encodes:
- a CDS encoding OprO/OprP family phosphate-selective porin translates to MPRCAPPWYGCHADRRIRSAGIFFSFALLLCAGLLGGPSLVRGQETVQVPAQDDSEVLRELRKLQAEIEQLKGRQDRLERLPAIDGEGRPAPPPESCESGLQFHCDDWCNGSSAAAAAAKAAGGKYPTVKLTGFFQADAAWFHQDAANMAALAAPGENGDIQDGADFRRARLAAVGDAYENVGYMLEMDFAFPGRPSFMDVWFEIRDTVGPGTIRFGQFRQPIGMDGLTSVKELTFLERALPFAFLPFRQIGVMNYGHAENNRATWAVSAFRFPTDVYGGNVGDNGGFGGALRLTALPIDHGDGNSVLHVGGGYSYIDPANDLVRYRNQPEIFVGETGAGVTPANVPTNVPAFVDTGAIATSHVNMGNAELGYSVGSFHAQSEAYITQVNRLGPSPVTFYGAYAQAGYILTGENLPYNRQAGVFGRIKPRCPFTRCGGYGAWEVAGRWSTIDLNDNDIAGGRLNDLTLGLNWYLNNNTKFQFNYIHAFLNSSAGAVNPPTIYGSDADIFAFRGQVDF, encoded by the coding sequence ATGCCCCGATGCGCTCCCCCCTGGTACGGTTGTCACGCGGATCGACGAATCCGATCCGCCGGTATTTTCTTTTCGTTCGCACTGCTGCTTTGCGCGGGTCTGCTGGGCGGGCCGTCGCTCGTGCGGGGACAGGAAACGGTCCAGGTCCCTGCCCAGGATGACTCCGAAGTTCTGCGTGAGCTTCGCAAGCTGCAGGCGGAGATTGAACAGCTCAAAGGCCGGCAGGATCGACTGGAACGTTTGCCGGCGATCGATGGCGAAGGTCGCCCTGCGCCGCCGCCGGAGTCTTGCGAATCGGGCCTGCAGTTCCATTGCGACGACTGGTGCAACGGCTCGTCGGCGGCGGCCGCCGCCGCCAAAGCGGCTGGCGGCAAGTATCCGACGGTCAAGCTGACCGGGTTCTTCCAGGCCGACGCCGCCTGGTTCCATCAGGACGCCGCCAACATGGCCGCACTGGCCGCCCCGGGGGAAAACGGCGACATCCAGGACGGGGCCGACTTTCGACGAGCTCGTCTGGCTGCGGTGGGCGACGCGTACGAGAACGTCGGATATATGCTCGAGATGGACTTCGCCTTTCCCGGCCGCCCCAGTTTCATGGACGTCTGGTTTGAAATTCGCGACACGGTGGGCCCGGGTACGATCCGGTTCGGCCAGTTCCGTCAACCGATCGGGATGGACGGTTTGACCAGTGTGAAGGAACTCACCTTCCTGGAACGTGCTCTGCCTTTTGCCTTTTTGCCGTTTCGCCAGATCGGCGTGATGAACTACGGTCATGCCGAGAATAACCGGGCCACCTGGGCCGTATCCGCGTTCCGCTTTCCGACCGATGTGTACGGCGGCAATGTGGGGGACAACGGCGGCTTCGGCGGCGCCTTGCGGCTTACCGCCTTGCCGATCGACCATGGCGACGGCAACAGCGTGCTGCATGTGGGCGGCGGCTACTCTTATATCGACCCCGCCAATGATCTGGTTCGGTACCGCAACCAGCCGGAAATTTTTGTCGGCGAAACAGGCGCCGGGGTAACGCCCGCCAACGTGCCGACCAATGTACCGGCCTTTGTGGATACGGGCGCGATCGCCACCAGCCACGTGAACATGGGGAACGCCGAACTCGGCTATTCGGTCGGTTCCTTCCACGCCCAGTCCGAAGCCTATATCACCCAGGTGAACCGTCTGGGACCGTCGCCCGTTACTTTTTACGGCGCCTATGCCCAGGCCGGCTACATCCTGACGGGGGAGAATTTGCCCTACAACCGGCAGGCCGGCGTTTTCGGTCGGATCAAGCCGCGTTGTCCTTTCACCCGCTGCGGCGGTTATGGCGCCTGGGAAGTGGCCGGACGCTGGTCGACGATCGACCTCAACGATAACGATATTGCAGGCGGCCGGCTGAACGACCTGACCTTGGGGCTGAACTGGTATTTGAACAACAACACGAAGTTCCAGTTCAACTACATCCATGCCTTCCTGAACAGCAGCGCTGGAGCCGTGAACCCGCCGACGATTTACGGTTCTGACGCGGATATCTTCGCCTTCCGCGGCCAGGTCGACTTCTAA
- a CDS encoding two-component system sensor histidine kinase NtrB, whose product MFHVQEARLGTRLLAAIGAVVLLSFTALSVTVWILKDFERELEIVARMMEHLPATDMASARELAGDLRLQSRLTVLMVLNVILTAAALALLVRAYMTSQRSLRDVKVLAGDILASMDQGVITTDRNIIITSINPSGCALLGLEGDWIGRPLQSVGEKHQTLEGIVHHVLESHERVRDLDYAVENHGHPRNYRAGCTLLRDEQQIEIGAVLHVRDVTQRTLMDQRLRRMERYMGLGSLAAGLHHEIKNPLSALSLHVQLLDEELQGSDTTPEIDEMLGVLRSEVVRIAGVLEGFRNYASMSHLRRSEAVVGSLVEKLARLIGPQAKQQGVELKLDLPEPSATKFSVDAIRIEQLLLNLVLNALQVMPQGGVLTIAVKRRGDTLQLEVGDTGPGIPEDLRDKIFDPYFTTRSDGNGMGLALCEKIVRQHNGSLEFTTGPQGTVFVATLPPDENTA is encoded by the coding sequence ATGTTCCATGTTCAGGAAGCACGCCTGGGAACAAGACTTTTGGCCGCCATTGGCGCCGTGGTGCTGTTAAGTTTCACCGCTTTGAGCGTGACGGTATGGATTTTGAAAGACTTTGAGCGAGAACTGGAAATTGTAGCGCGCATGATGGAGCATTTGCCCGCGACGGATATGGCTTCTGCTCGCGAGCTGGCGGGGGATTTGCGACTGCAGTCCCGCCTGACCGTCCTGATGGTGCTGAATGTAATTCTCACCGCCGCCGCACTTGCCCTTCTGGTTCGTGCCTATATGACCAGCCAACGCTCGTTACGTGATGTAAAAGTTCTTGCCGGCGACATTCTGGCAAGCATGGACCAGGGCGTGATTACGACCGATCGCAATATCATCATTACCAGCATTAACCCCAGCGGCTGCGCGCTGCTGGGACTGGAAGGCGACTGGATCGGCAGGCCGCTGCAAAGCGTCGGAGAAAAACACCAAACCCTGGAAGGCATTGTGCACCACGTACTGGAATCCCACGAACGGGTCCGCGACCTCGATTACGCCGTGGAGAATCATGGCCATCCCCGTAATTACCGGGCCGGGTGTACGCTGTTGCGCGATGAGCAACAGATCGAAATTGGCGCGGTGCTGCATGTTCGCGATGTCACCCAGCGCACCCTGATGGACCAGCGACTGCGAAGGATGGAACGCTACATGGGGCTCGGTTCCCTCGCCGCTGGCTTGCATCATGAAATCAAAAACCCGCTGAGCGCCCTGTCGTTGCATGTGCAACTGCTCGATGAAGAACTGCAGGGCTCCGACACCACGCCCGAGATCGACGAAATGCTGGGAGTGTTGCGGTCCGAGGTCGTTCGTATCGCCGGCGTGCTGGAAGGCTTCCGCAACTACGCTTCCATGTCGCATCTAAGGCGCAGCGAAGCAGTCGTCGGCTCGCTGGTCGAGAAACTCGCCCGACTCATCGGTCCCCAGGCCAAACAGCAAGGCGTCGAACTCAAACTCGACCTGCCGGAACCCTCCGCGACAAAGTTCTCGGTCGACGCGATTCGCATCGAACAGCTCCTGCTCAACCTGGTGCTGAACGCCCTGCAGGTCATGCCGCAAGGCGGCGTGCTCACCATCGCCGTGAAGCGCCGGGGCGACACCCTGCAGCTGGAAGTCGGCGACACCGGCCCCGGTATTCCCGAAGACCTGCGCGACAAGATCTTTGACCCTTACTTTACCACCCGTAGCGATGGCAACGGCATGGGGCTGGCCCTGTGCGAGAAGATCGTTCGCCAGCACAACGGCTCTCTGGAATTCACCACGGGCCCCCAGGGGACCGTGTTCGTAGCGACCCTTCCTCCCGATGAAAACACCGCATGA
- a CDS encoding sigma-54-dependent transcriptional regulator, which produces MTADGFGVLIVDDEPNIRSGLAKGLAREADYVETAGNAQEALDKFRENRFHLVLADVRLPGALDGLQLLDRLITAAPRTKVIVITAHGAVETAVEAMRLGAYDFITKPLDLDLLRMQVRKACDLYRLEVENEQLRDRLANAGEISGIIGNSSAMQDLFGQIRQVAGTDATVLIQGESGSGKELIARALHDLSTRSQGPFVAVNLGALPETLLESELFGHEKGSFSGATRRKPGCFEQARGGTLFLDEVTEMPAKSQVDLLRVLETHRYVRVGGEETIVSNVRLISATNKSVGPLIEEGTFREDLFYRLNVVPLHAPALRERRDDIPLLVEHFLNYFCQRHDRPLKRLTAEAMQALSAARWPGNVRQLRNVIERLIVTVGDSTISRQDLPPELTPHAAVSTASICTLAEVVEKAEKQAIQAALAACDYHREKTAQLLAVSVRTLHYKMSRYGLH; this is translated from the coding sequence ATGACTGCCGATGGTTTTGGCGTACTGATTGTTGACGATGAGCCGAACATCCGTTCCGGGCTGGCCAAGGGACTAGCGCGCGAAGCGGACTACGTGGAAACGGCCGGCAACGCGCAAGAAGCGCTCGACAAGTTCCGTGAGAATCGCTTCCACCTGGTGCTGGCCGATGTGCGCCTGCCCGGCGCGCTCGACGGACTGCAGCTGCTGGATCGACTGATTACGGCTGCTCCCCGCACCAAGGTGATTGTCATCACGGCCCACGGCGCGGTGGAAACCGCCGTCGAAGCGATGCGGCTGGGGGCGTACGACTTTATCACCAAGCCGCTGGACCTGGACCTGCTCCGGATGCAGGTCCGCAAAGCGTGCGACCTGTACCGTCTGGAAGTCGAGAACGAACAGCTCCGCGATCGCCTGGCCAACGCGGGCGAAATCTCCGGCATCATCGGCAACTCGTCAGCCATGCAGGACCTGTTCGGCCAGATTCGCCAGGTCGCCGGCACCGACGCCACCGTGCTGATCCAGGGAGAAAGCGGTTCCGGCAAGGAACTCATCGCCCGCGCCCTGCACGATCTCAGCACGCGCAGCCAGGGACCGTTCGTCGCCGTGAACCTGGGAGCCCTGCCGGAAACTCTGCTGGAAAGCGAATTGTTCGGGCACGAGAAAGGCTCCTTCTCCGGCGCCACCCGGCGCAAGCCTGGCTGCTTTGAGCAGGCCCGCGGCGGCACGCTGTTTCTCGACGAAGTCACCGAGATGCCCGCCAAAAGCCAGGTCGACCTGCTGCGCGTCCTGGAGACCCATCGCTACGTCCGCGTCGGCGGCGAGGAAACCATTGTCAGCAACGTCCGCCTGATCTCGGCGACCAACAAATCGGTCGGCCCGTTAATCGAAGAAGGCACTTTTCGCGAGGATCTGTTCTACCGCCTGAACGTGGTCCCCCTGCACGCTCCCGCACTCCGTGAACGGCGCGACGACATCCCGCTGCTGGTCGAGCACTTCCTGAACTACTTCTGCCAGCGCCATGATCGTCCCCTCAAACGACTCACGGCCGAGGCCATGCAAGCGCTCTCGGCCGCCCGCTGGCCGGGCAACGTGCGACAACTGCGGAACGTGATCGAACGCCTGATCGTGACCGTCGGCGATTCCACCATCAGCCGGCAGGATCTGCCGCCCGAACTCACGCCGCATGCGGCCGTTTCGACCGCCTCGATCTGCACCCTGGCCGAAGTCGTCGAGAAAGCAGAAAAACAGGCGATCCAGGCCGCCCTGGCCGCCTGCGATTACCACCGGGAAAAAACGGCCCAGCTGCTCGCCGTGAGCGTCCGCACGCTGCACTATAAAATGAGCCGTTACGGCCTGCATTAA
- a CDS encoding outer membrane protein assembly factor BamB family protein, whose protein sequence is MPTIPLPGRFLFGAIAALIYTLFCGTGAGLAADSWPHFRGPTADGHTADSTAPLAWGENDDNADRTPIAWKTALPGPGASSPIVHSGRVFLTCYGGYGLDPENAGDQADLVRYALCYDLDSGEELWRLTVPNEKQETRYRGPYITVHGYASNSAVTDGQLVYFFLGSSGVIACRLTGEQAWQADVGSQAHAWGSGASPVLFENLLIVNASAESDAIIALDKQTGERVWSVSGMDRAWDTPALVEVADGRTELVVSLKGKIRGLDPATGEELWTCKGIDAAELCPSPIAHNGVAYILGHPGGQAIAVRAGGRGDVTSTHILWRMNQGSNVCSPLYHDGCLYWTSDKKGIAYCVKAETGELVYQERIDPRPGLIYASPVLVQDRIYYVSRQSGTYVIEAKPTWKLLAHNQLPDDASDFTGSPAVVDGSLILRSNRYLYRIGGK, encoded by the coding sequence ATGCCAACTATTCCGCTGCCCGGTCGCTTCCTGTTCGGGGCGATTGCCGCCCTGATTTACACGCTCTTCTGCGGGACGGGCGCGGGGCTGGCTGCCGATTCCTGGCCTCATTTCCGCGGCCCGACCGCCGACGGTCATACGGCCGACTCGACCGCACCGCTGGCCTGGGGCGAAAACGACGACAACGCGGACCGCACTCCGATCGCCTGGAAAACGGCGCTGCCGGGACCTGGCGCCTCGAGCCCGATCGTCCACAGCGGCCGCGTCTTTCTGACCTGCTACGGCGGTTACGGCCTGGATCCTGAAAACGCTGGCGACCAGGCCGACCTGGTGCGCTACGCCCTGTGTTACGACCTCGACAGCGGCGAGGAATTGTGGCGCCTGACCGTTCCCAATGAGAAGCAGGAGACCCGCTATCGCGGACCCTATATCACCGTCCATGGCTACGCCAGCAACTCGGCCGTGACCGATGGGCAGCTCGTCTATTTCTTCCTCGGCTCCTCCGGCGTCATCGCCTGCCGGTTGACGGGAGAGCAAGCCTGGCAGGCTGATGTGGGCAGCCAGGCCCATGCCTGGGGATCCGGCGCGTCGCCCGTGCTGTTTGAGAACCTGCTGATCGTCAACGCCAGCGCCGAAAGCGACGCGATCATCGCCCTGGACAAGCAGACCGGCGAACGAGTCTGGAGCGTAAGCGGCATGGACCGCGCCTGGGATACGCCGGCGCTGGTGGAAGTCGCCGATGGCCGCACCGAACTGGTCGTCAGCCTGAAAGGGAAAATTCGCGGGCTGGATCCAGCAACCGGCGAAGAGCTCTGGACCTGCAAAGGCATCGACGCCGCGGAACTCTGCCCCAGCCCGATCGCCCATAACGGCGTGGCGTATATCCTGGGACATCCGGGCGGACAGGCGATCGCCGTTCGCGCCGGCGGCCGCGGCGATGTGACCTCCACCCATATTTTGTGGCGAATGAATCAAGGCTCCAATGTCTGCTCCCCGCTATACCACGACGGCTGCCTGTACTGGACCAGCGATAAAAAGGGGATCGCCTACTGCGTGAAAGCAGAAACGGGCGAGCTGGTTTACCAGGAACGGATCGATCCGCGGCCCGGGCTGATCTATGCGTCGCCCGTGCTGGTGCAGGATCGCATATATTACGTCAGCCGCCAGAGCGGCACGTATGTGATCGAAGCCAAACCGACCTGGAAACTGCTCGCCCACAACCAGTTGCCCGACGACGCCAGCGACTTTACTGGCAGTCCGGCCGTGGTCGACGGCAGCCTGATCCTGCGTTCCAATCGCTACCTGTACCGCATCGGCGGCAAATAG
- a CDS encoding FAD-dependent oxidoreductase, whose product MKNLFALTLMLLLVGTSAAAEPPIYDVVVYGPTSAGVIAAVQAKQMGKSVVVVGPDKHLGGLSAGGLGYTDSGSKAAIGGLSRDFYHRVWKYYQTDAAWPWQKQSAFGNRSQSPPQPGGDGSTIWVFEPHAAEQVFEDLVAEYKIPVHRDQWLDRQNGVKKEDGRIVSITMESGQKYQGRMFIDATYEGDLMAAAGVSFHVGREANSLYNENYNGVQTGVLHHGHWFKKPVDPYVKKGDPSSGLLPRISGEDPGEKGAGDDKIQAYCFRMCLTNHPPNRIPFAKPEGYDASQYELLLRVFDSGWREVFNKFDSVQNFKTDTNNHGPFSTDNIGRNYAYPEGTYAQRKEIIAEHETYQKGLMYFIANDPRVPEEIRTKMATWGLAKDEFRDNGGWPHQIYVREARRMVGAYVMTEHDCLDRKPTPESVGMGSYTLDSHNVQRYIKPDGFVQNEGDIGVGAPRPYEISYGSLTPKKEECPNLLVPVCVSSSHIAYGSIRMEPVFMILGQSAATAACLALDADIPVQDLPYEQLRKRLEADGQVLEMPKKK is encoded by the coding sequence ATGAAGAATCTGTTCGCCCTGACCCTCATGCTCCTGCTGGTCGGTACGTCCGCCGCAGCCGAACCTCCCATCTACGATGTTGTCGTTTACGGTCCCACCAGCGCTGGCGTGATCGCCGCCGTCCAGGCAAAGCAGATGGGGAAATCGGTCGTCGTGGTCGGTCCCGACAAGCACCTGGGCGGCCTCAGCGCCGGCGGCCTGGGCTATACCGACTCCGGTTCCAAGGCGGCCATCGGCGGCCTGAGCCGCGACTTTTATCATCGGGTCTGGAAGTACTATCAGACCGACGCAGCCTGGCCGTGGCAAAAACAGTCGGCTTTCGGCAATCGCAGCCAAAGCCCTCCGCAGCCCGGCGGCGATGGCTCCACCATTTGGGTGTTTGAACCGCACGCCGCGGAGCAGGTGTTTGAAGACCTGGTCGCCGAGTACAAAATCCCCGTCCATCGCGACCAGTGGCTCGATCGCCAGAACGGCGTGAAAAAAGAAGACGGCCGGATCGTCTCCATCACCATGGAAAGCGGCCAGAAATACCAGGGACGCATGTTTATCGACGCCACCTACGAAGGCGACCTGATGGCGGCCGCCGGCGTCAGCTTCCACGTCGGCCGCGAAGCCAACAGCCTGTACAACGAAAATTACAACGGCGTGCAAACGGGCGTACTGCACCACGGCCACTGGTTCAAAAAACCGGTCGACCCGTACGTCAAAAAAGGAGATCCCAGCAGCGGCCTGCTGCCCCGGATCAGCGGCGAAGACCCCGGCGAAAAAGGCGCCGGCGACGACAAAATCCAGGCGTACTGCTTCCGCATGTGCCTGACCAACCATCCGCCCAACCGCATCCCCTTCGCCAAACCCGAAGGCTACGACGCCAGCCAGTACGAACTGCTGTTGCGCGTGTTTGATTCCGGCTGGCGGGAAGTGTTCAACAAGTTCGATAGCGTCCAGAACTTTAAAACCGACACCAACAACCACGGGCCGTTCAGCACCGACAACATCGGCCGCAACTACGCCTATCCCGAAGGGACGTACGCCCAGCGCAAAGAGATTATCGCCGAGCATGAAACGTACCAGAAAGGGCTGATGTACTTCATCGCCAACGATCCCCGCGTGCCGGAAGAAATCCGCACTAAAATGGCGACCTGGGGCCTGGCCAAAGACGAGTTCCGCGACAATGGCGGCTGGCCGCACCAGATCTACGTGCGTGAAGCCCGCCGCATGGTGGGCGCCTATGTGATGACCGAGCACGACTGCCTGGACCGCAAGCCGACGCCGGAATCCGTCGGCATGGGTTCCTACACGCTCGACTCGCACAATGTGCAGCGGTACATCAAGCCCGACGGCTTCGTGCAGAACGAAGGCGACATCGGCGTCGGCGCCCCGCGGCCGTACGAAATTTCTTACGGTTCGCTCACGCCCAAAAAGGAAGAGTGCCCCAACCTGCTCGTTCCGGTTTGCGTATCGTCCAGCCACATCGCTTACGGTTCGATCCGGATGGAGCCGGTCTTCATGATCCTGGGCCAGTCGGCCGCCACCGCCGCCTGCCTGGCGCTCGACGCCGACATCCCCGTGCAGGACCTGCCGTACGAGCAGCTCCGCAAACGGCTGGAAGCTGACGGCCAGGTGCTGGAAATGCCGAAAAAGAAGTAA
- a CDS encoding DUF1565 domain-containing protein, producing the protein MKLSGYSVLFLVVAAVAWAVAMAPAVVEAKEYASHPPLRLNPPPSQRPRSAGPAYFVDASQGDDSQPGSEAQPWRTIQHALLQLKAGDTLYLRGGSYFENVAVRISGTAKKPIVIRSFPGEQAVIDGSLPEFQRDPAQAWEPYPAGGPGEFRSTTTYPNVRDIVGAFGDSDIGLQTYWHLQDLRAAEELSQRAAGEGQDVPPVYCGPGVYYDRATGRIHARLAPTHFRHFVNYAGVNDPRELPLVLAPFRSTPLYVDQGEHLKFQDLVIRGGGYETVIVESGVDVDFDNVTIRGGTYCLRTNNTQQLRFYASALYGNAPPWSFRGDGSLRNRPGRNLRDIARLTCHAVWTTDTGREFSVYAFPMNDDWEVAYSEFTDSHDGPYLGGISMRFHHNLVDNFQDDGIYLSQMYPRHLFAGSGAKIEIYENLFQRSLTPIAFGGMEDTRDDIYIFRNVFDLTGGVNYQRPSVDKPDTAPYVTLRALSDHGGPPWPEMKIYQNTFITQAASGQLGVTNAVREGHPRYVFNNLFHHQKALGAFTAVPPDRTQVDGNLYWSPGSEKASEAFFARYRKSPAFEEGKAYYAPGNGTHSLVADPQLIPTAGEKAGDYRLQPGSPAVNAGLALPKEWPDSRRSQDAGAPDIGAFPLKSAAPSYGRSAAQ; encoded by the coding sequence ATGAAACTATCCGGCTACAGTGTACTCTTTTTGGTCGTCGCCGCCGTCGCCTGGGCGGTCGCTATGGCGCCAGCCGTTGTCGAGGCGAAGGAGTACGCTTCGCATCCGCCGTTGCGGTTGAATCCACCGCCGTCGCAGCGGCCGCGGTCGGCCGGTCCCGCGTACTTTGTCGACGCCAGCCAGGGCGACGACAGTCAGCCCGGCAGCGAGGCCCAGCCCTGGCGGACGATCCAGCACGCCCTGCTGCAGCTCAAAGCGGGGGACACGCTGTACCTGCGGGGCGGCTCCTATTTTGAAAACGTCGCCGTGCGGATCTCGGGCACGGCCAAAAAGCCGATCGTCATTCGCAGTTTCCCGGGCGAGCAGGCCGTGATTGATGGCAGCCTGCCCGAGTTCCAGCGTGATCCCGCGCAGGCCTGGGAGCCCTATCCGGCGGGCGGGCCGGGCGAGTTCCGCAGCACCACCACTTACCCCAATGTGCGCGATATCGTCGGGGCGTTTGGCGACAGCGACATTGGCCTGCAGACGTACTGGCACCTGCAGGATCTGAGGGCGGCGGAAGAGTTGTCGCAGCGTGCGGCGGGCGAAGGGCAGGACGTCCCGCCCGTTTATTGCGGACCGGGCGTGTACTACGACCGCGCGACAGGCCGGATCCATGCGCGGCTGGCTCCGACTCACTTTCGTCATTTTGTGAACTACGCCGGCGTGAACGACCCGCGGGAGCTGCCGCTGGTGCTGGCTCCGTTTCGTTCCACGCCTTTGTATGTCGACCAGGGGGAGCATTTGAAGTTCCAGGATCTGGTGATTCGCGGCGGCGGCTATGAAACGGTCATCGTGGAAAGCGGCGTCGACGTGGATTTTGATAACGTCACCATCCGCGGCGGCACGTACTGTCTGCGCACCAACAACACACAGCAGCTGCGTTTCTATGCGTCGGCTTTGTACGGCAATGCTCCGCCGTGGTCGTTCCGCGGCGATGGTTCGCTGCGCAACCGGCCGGGCCGCAACTTGCGTGATATTGCCCGGCTGACATGCCATGCCGTCTGGACGACCGATACGGGCCGTGAGTTTTCCGTCTATGCGTTTCCCATGAACGACGACTGGGAGGTCGCTTACAGCGAGTTTACCGACAGCCATGACGGCCCTTACCTGGGCGGCATCAGCATGCGGTTTCATCATAATCTGGTCGACAATTTCCAGGACGACGGCATCTACCTCAGCCAGATGTATCCGCGTCACCTGTTCGCCGGTTCCGGGGCGAAGATTGAGATCTACGAGAACCTGTTTCAAAGGTCGCTAACGCCGATCGCCTTTGGCGGCATGGAGGACACGCGGGACGATATCTATATTTTCCGGAACGTGTTCGACCTGACCGGCGGCGTGAACTACCAGCGTCCCAGCGTCGACAAGCCCGACACGGCTCCTTATGTGACGCTTCGCGCTTTGTCGGATCATGGCGGCCCGCCCTGGCCGGAGATGAAGATTTACCAGAACACGTTCATCACCCAGGCCGCCAGCGGCCAGCTGGGCGTGACGAATGCAGTCCGCGAGGGGCACCCGCGGTATGTCTTCAATAATCTGTTCCACCATCAGAAAGCGCTCGGCGCCTTTACGGCCGTGCCGCCGGACCGCACGCAGGTCGACGGCAACCTTTACTGGAGTCCCGGTTCTGAAAAAGCCAGCGAGGCGTTCTTCGCCCGCTACCGGAAGTCGCCTGCCTTTGAGGAAGGGAAGGCGTACTACGCCCCGGGGAATGGAACCCACTCGCTGGTCGCCGATCCGCAGTTGATCCCGACCGCAGGGGAGAAGGCCGGTGACTATCGCCTGCAGCCGGGCAGCCCGGCCGTCAACGCCGGCTTAGCGCTGCCCAAGGAGTGGCCTGACAGCCGCCGTTCCCAGGACGCGGGCGCCCCCGACATCGGCGCGTTCCCGCTCAAGTCGGCAGCTCCCAGCTACGGCCGTTCGGCCGCCCAGTAG
- a CDS encoding ATP-binding protein, which yields MTDDPIQGLRDALQVSPDNVPLRVHLAKTLAGLGRLEEAEQEYRDALSREPQDTAIKLALAGVYRLQQKSSQAMVIVENICRVDNAPPAALVLYARLLLNEGDVRGAVAQYKLALEVDPAAADETLGQELGVSPHAGGDNEENEVFEGRVRQSWQAPSSGFEAELERPKISFADVGGMEALKEEIRLKILYPLQHPEMYAAYGKTIGGGILMYGPPGCGKTWLARATAGEIGAGFISVGISDVLDMWTGQSERNLRDLFQQARANQPCVLFFDEADALGARRSDMNSGSARQLINQFLSEMDGVDHSNEGVLVLAATNAPWHIDPAFRRPGRFDRVLFVPPPDLPGRAEILQLQLRNKPQAAIDYVSLAKRMEGYSGADLKAVVDQAIEGKLREAMKTGQPQPLTNKDLITAAKALRPSTTEWFSTARNYAVYSNQGGLYDDVLKYLKL from the coding sequence GTGACCGACGACCCGATCCAAGGCCTGCGCGACGCCCTGCAGGTATCCCCCGACAATGTACCGCTGCGGGTGCATCTGGCGAAAACCCTGGCAGGGCTGGGCCGCCTGGAAGAGGCCGAGCAGGAATACCGCGACGCCCTGTCCCGCGAGCCGCAGGATACAGCCATCAAACTGGCCCTGGCGGGCGTGTACCGGCTGCAGCAGAAATCCAGCCAGGCGATGGTCATCGTCGAAAACATCTGCCGGGTCGACAATGCACCGCCGGCAGCCCTGGTGCTGTACGCCCGGCTGTTGCTGAACGAAGGCGATGTCCGCGGCGCCGTGGCGCAGTACAAGCTGGCGCTGGAAGTCGATCCGGCGGCGGCCGACGAAACACTTGGTCAGGAGCTGGGCGTCTCGCCCCATGCCGGGGGCGATAACGAAGAGAACGAGGTCTTCGAAGGACGCGTCCGTCAGTCCTGGCAGGCGCCGTCGAGCGGCTTTGAAGCAGAGCTCGAACGGCCCAAAATCTCCTTCGCCGATGTCGGCGGCATGGAAGCGCTCAAGGAAGAGATTCGCCTGAAGATCCTCTACCCGCTGCAGCACCCGGAAATGTACGCAGCCTACGGTAAAACCATCGGCGGCGGCATCCTCATGTATGGCCCGCCCGGTTGCGGCAAAACCTGGCTGGCCCGGGCGACCGCCGGCGAAATCGGCGCCGGGTTTATCTCCGTCGGCATCAGCGACGTCCTCGATATGTGGACCGGACAAAGCGAGCGGAACCTGCGCGACCTGTTCCAGCAGGCCCGGGCCAACCAGCCGTGCGTGCTGTTCTTCGACGAAGCCGACGCGCTCGGCGCTCGGCGCAGCGACATGAACAGCGGCAGCGCCCGACAGCTGATTAACCAGTTCCTGTCAGAAATGGACGGCGTCGACCATTCCAACGAAGGCGTTCTGGTGCTGGCGGCGACCAACGCCCCCTGGCATATCGACCCGGCCTTTCGCCGGCCCGGCCGCTTCGACCGCGTGCTGTTTGTGCCTCCGCCCGATCTGCCCGGCCGCGCGGAGATCCTGCAGCTGCAGCTCCGCAACAAACCGCAGGCGGCCATCGACTACGTTTCCCTCGCCAAACGGATGGAAGGCTACTCGGGCGCCGATCTGAAAGCGGTCGTCGACCAGGCGATCGAAGGGAAGCTCCGCGAAGCGATGAAGACAGGCCAGCCCCAGCCGCTGACCAACAAGGACCTGATTACCGCCGCCAAAGCGCTTCGCCCGTCGACCACAGAATGGTTCTCCACCGCCCGCAACTACGCCGTCTACTCCAACCAGGGCGGCCTGTACGACGACGTGCT